The segment AGTGTAAATTCACAGTATGTCCGATGTCTAGGCACTTTTTAAGGGTTTTATGTCTACAGTAAATGAAGTTATTGAAGAACTGTCGTTAGTCGCCAAAAAGATCAGACAGATTGAAGGTGAGGCAAAGAATATTCTTAACGATCAAAGTAATATTGATCGCTATCGTGAGCTTATGAGGGAAAAAGCCATGCTGCTATTTCATCTCCCTGAAAGTATTGCTGGGCTTATGTCTTCACTTGAGCACAAAATCGCCTTGAAGCTCAAGAACCAGATAGGCGCTTTCTCCTTTTCAGCCGGTAAGGCCCTCGACTTGAATAGTGTTTTCTATATGTCGGCATTATTGTATCCGGAGGATTATGTCGATGGGGGCAATAACGATCTTGAAAGCTACATAATCGAATTGGAGAACTGTCGTTGAGCAACCAGCTTGAAAAATATTTTTACGACGTCCTCATTGATTGTCCTTACGGTCTCCCGTATCCGGCTGTTTATCGTCAGGCTCAATTTGGCAAGATGCCGGAGCAGGTCATGGAGTTTTTCCTGCGGGCAGGGTATCGGAGGAATGGCAGTTTTTTGTACTCAATGGCCTGTCACGGCTGTAATGCCTGTGTGCCAATTCGCATCGAGTCTGATCAATTTATTGCCAACCGAAACCAGAAACGTGTTTGGCGAAAAAATAGTGATTTAGAGGTGAAAATCGCGCCGCTGCATATTACAAACGAAAAACTGGCAATTTGTGATAAGTTTCTGTCTGAACGATTTCCGGGAAAAGGAAACTCGGCACTGGAATATTATGCCGGATTTTTTGTAAACTGCCTGGGGGCAACATACGAGGTGGAATTTTGGTTGGATGATAGACTTATCGGGGTATCAATTGTTGATATGTACCTAGATTCAATCAATTGCGTCTATTTTTATTTTGATCCTGATGAGTCGGCTCGAAGCCTCGGTACCTATGATATTTTGTACCTGATCAACTTCGCTCAATCCCGAAATATGTCGTATGTCTATCTTGGCTATCTGCTAAAAGAGATTAAAGCGATGCGCTACAAGCAAAACTTTACCCCCCACCAGTTGTTAATTAATGA is part of the Desulfobulbaceae bacterium genome and harbors:
- a CDS encoding arginyltransferase; protein product: MSNQLEKYFYDVLIDCPYGLPYPAVYRQAQFGKMPEQVMEFFLRAGYRRNGSFLYSMACHGCNACVPIRIESDQFIANRNQKRVWRKNSDLEVKIAPLHITNEKLAICDKFLSERFPGKGNSALEYYAGFFVNCLGATYEVEFWLDDRLIGVSIVDMYLDSINCVYFYFDPDESARSLGTYDILYLINFAQSRNMSYVYLGYLLKEIKAMRYKQNFTPHQLLINDEWQTFHKK